In Bacillus weihaiensis, the genomic stretch CCCATTTTAACTACACGGATGAAAACGGAAAAGAACATAAAGTCTGGTTCGAAGATGCAAGATCCATTCAAGCAAAATTCGATTTAATCAAAGAACTAGATTTAAGAGGAATTAGTTACTGGAAGCTCGGTCTTGCCTTTCCTCAAAACTGGCTTTTATTATCTGATAATTTTATCATTGAAAAAAAGTAATCAACACAAGGTACTCCATTCGGGGTACCTATTTTTATTCACCACTCCACTTCACACTTCTCCAAGCTACATAGCTTCTAAAACCAACCCAAAAAAGTTGGAAATAAAAACAAACTGTTAATTGTTTACTCAAAATTATCCATGCTGTGGTAAAATGAAATTTGTCGATTTTTAAGTATTGGTGTTTCGGTTTAAAGGAGGACCCCATGATGAAAATTCCCTTTATTACTGTAGAGGGCCCTATCGGTGTCGGAAAAACTTCATTATCAAAGGCAATTGCTGAACATTATCAGTTTCATCTATTAAAAGAAATTGTTGATGAAAATCCATTCTTGGGCAAATTTTATAACGATATTGAAGAGTGGAGCTTTCAAACAGAAATGTTTTTTCTATGCAATAGATACAAGCAACTAGAAGATATTAATCATAAATATCTTCAGTTAGATAAGCCTGTAATCGCAGACTATCATATTTACAAGAATCTTATTTTTGCAAAACGCACGTTAAAAACCGTTCAGTATGATAAATATATAAAGATCTATGATATCTTAACAAAAGATATGCCAAAGCCAAATCTTATTATCTACTTGAACGCGAGTCTAGATACGCTATTATCTCGTATTGCCAAAAGAGGCAGAGAAATAGAACGAAATATCGACCCTGGTTATTTAAAGCAGCTTTCTAAGGACTATGAAACAGCTATGAAGGATTTAGAACAAGCAGATCCATCAATACCCATTATAAAAATTGATGGAGATTCATTGGACTTTGTCCAGAACCCTAACGATCTTCACTCCATTTTTGAAAAATTAGATCTGGCATTAAACAAAGGAGAAGACTTGAATGAATTTACGAGAAAAGTATAATATTCCCCGCAATTCTGTCATTACAATCGCTGGAACGGTGGGAGTAGGAAAATCTACGATGACCAAGGCTCTTGCAAAAGAACTCGACTTTAAAACATCCTTTGAAAAAGTAGATACAAACCCTTATTTAGATAAATTCTATGCTGACTTTGAACGTTGGAGTTTCCATCTTCAAGTGTACTTCTTAGCAGAACGATTCAAGGAGCAAAAAAAGATTTTTGAATATGGCGGAGGCTTTATTCAAGATCGATCAATATACGAAGATACAGGAATTTTTGCAAAGATGCATTACGAAAAAGGCACTATGTCTGATGTGGATTACGAAACATACAAGAACCTTTTTGATGCCATGGTGATGACTCCTTATTTCCCGCATCCAGATTTATTAATTTACCTTGAAGGTACATTAGACGATATCTTATCAAGAATTAAACTGCGCGGTCGTCCGATGGAACAGCAAACACCTGTTGAATACTGGAAGGAAATGCACGAACGTTACGAAAATTGGATTAACAATTTTAACGCATGTCCTGTGCTACGTATTAACATAAATGATTACGACATCATGACTAGTGAGCATTCTATTGAACCAATCATTGAAAGAATTGGTCATTTCATTGAACAAACTAGATTTCTAAAAAAATAAGAGGAACATCGGATCTACATTCCAGATCCGGTGCTCCTCTTTTTCGTTTAGTCATTTTCATATCTCTTTGAATAATCACAGCGTTTGAGTACAAGGATACGAACACAAATACATACCATAATGATTAGGTTATAAGCATAGAGTCTTGTTGATTGACTGTTTTTCTAACATTAAAACACCCAGGTACCTCGGGTCTCCAAATGCTCAATCCAAAACAACATAAAAAAAGCTGTTACAATGAGTAACAGCTTTATCAATCTCCCATATTTTATGCGCTAAATATGAGAATTATATTTAGTATAATGGAGGAGGAAAGGGGATTCGAACCCCTGCGGGCTTTGACACCCCTGTCGGTTTTCAAGACCGATCCCTTCAGCCGGACTTGGGTATTCCTCCCTATCGACAAGATTAACTATATCATGTCTTATATAGCCTGTCAACACTTTTAATATTTTTTTTGGAGGCTGGGACAAAACAAAGAGCCAGACACCCTCCGATAACAATCTATGGTGTGCACTAGATAAATCAGTGCGTACATATAGTCGTTACGATAAGGTGCCAGGCACTTCTGTCCCAGCCTCTTTTTGTTACTCCTCGTTATTCTGGAGCATTAATTCTTTCTTTATTACCCATATATGGACGTAATACTTCTGGAATAATCACAGATCCATCTTCTTGCTGGTAGTTCTCAAGGATCGCTGCAACGGTTCTACCAATTGCTAAACCAGATCCATTTAACGTATGGACATGCTCAACCTTTGCTTTTGCATCTCTTCTAAAGCGAATGTTCGCACGACGGGCCTGGAACGCTTCGAAGTTACTGCAAGAAGAAATTTCACGGTACGTTCCATAACTTGGGATCCAAACTTCTAAATCATACTTCTTAGCAGCAGTAAAGCCAAGGTCTGCTGTACACATGCTTAGAACTCGGTACGGTAGGCCTAGTAATTGTAATACCTTCTCAGCATGTCCTGTAAGCTTCTCTAATTCTTCATATGATTCCTCTGGTTTCACAAATCGAACTAGCTCAACTTTATTGAATTGATGCTGTCGAATTAATCCACGAGTATCACGCCCTGCAGAACCTGCTTCAGATCTAAAGTTAGCACTGAAGGCTGCATAACTGATTGGTAATTGCTCAACATTAAGAATTTCATCGCGGTGTAGGTTTGTTACAGGAACTTCAGCTGTTGGAATAAGGAAATAGTCTTCTCCTGCAATTTTAAACGCGTCCTCTTCAAATTTTGGTAGCTGTCCCGTACCAATCATACTGTCACGATTCACGATGAATGGAGGTATGATTTCGGTATAGTTATGCTCATCAACATGTAAATCAAGCATGAAATTAAACAAGGCTCTCTCTAATCTTGCTCCTAGTCCTCTATAAAAGACAAATCGGCTCCCAGTTACCTTTGCAGCTCTTTCAAAATCTAATATATTTAATCCATCTGCTATATCCCAATGTGGTTTTGGTTCGAAACCGAACTCAGGTTTTTCCCCCCATGTACGAACCTCGACATTATCGTCCTCTGTATCTCCAACAGGAACACTATCATGTGGAATATTTGGAATAGATAGGAGTAATTGATCTAATTCTTCTTCAATTCCTCTTAACTCATCATCAAAAACTTTGATTTCTTCCCCTACATCTTTCATTTCCTTAATCAAGTGATCTGCATTTTGCTTTTCACGCTTTAGCTGAGCAATTTGTCCAGATACTTCATTACGCCTACTCTTTTTTTCTTCTGTTAAGCTAATAAGCTCACGTCTTCTCTTATCAAGATCTTCAAATTTACCAAAGTCCGTTAAATCCTCGCCACGTTTTGCTAATTTTTCTTTTACATCTTCTAAATTTGTACGTAGAAATTTACTATCTAGCATCATTCATTCTCCTTTTATACATAGTTTCATGCTACTTATTGCGTTATACCAAGAGTGTTATGTTGATAGGACCAAAAGAGCCATTTTTGAAAGTACAGTCTCAAAAAGGTTCTAAAAAACACAAAAAACTCCCGTCCCCTATAAAAGGGACGAGAGTTACCCGCGTTGCCACCCTAGTTAAAAATACATAGTATTTTTCACCTTAATGAATAACGGTCATCACCGGAATTGTCTACTTTAACTAGAAGTTGTTCAACAATTCATTCAAGGATGGATTCACAGGCATCTATCACCGATTTTCACCAACCATCGGCTCTCTAAAGATAGAACGTCTTGCTACTAGTTCCTCTCAACATGTTCACATATAAAATTTTGTACTCATAATTTACTACAAGTTTACAGCAACTACAAGTATTTTATACATCTATTTTGATTCTTTCACCATATTGATAAATAATTGAGTCATTCTGTGATCATCAGTTAGCTCTGGGTGAAATGAACACCCTAAGAATTGCCCTTGACGTGCTGCTACAATTCGACCATCGTGCTTGGAGAGAATTTCAACATCTTCTCCTACTTCCACAATATGTGGTGCACGGATGAAGACCCCAACGAAATCCTCACCAACACCTGTAATCATTAACTCAGCTTCAAAGCTATCTTTTTGACGTCCAAATGAGTTTCTCTCTACTGTTACATCTAATAAACCAAGATGCGGCTCACTATACCCAACAATATTTTTAGCAAGCAAAATTAACCCAGCACATGTACCGAACATAGGCTTACCACTATCAGCAAATTCCTTTAGTGGACCCATAAAATGATATTTATCAATCAAACGTCGCATGGTAGTACTTTCTCCTCCAGGAATAATCAACCCATCTACTTCCTCAAGTTGATCTGTTGTTTTCACAACAATTCCTTCAGCACCGCATGCTTCGACTGAACGTATATGCTCTCTTACAGCACCTTGTAATCCAAGCACTCCTATTTTCAACATGCTACAAACTCCTTTTTCTTACCAGCCACGCTCTTGCATTCTTTGTTCAGGTAAAAGATTTGAAATTTCAATTCCTTGCATAGCAGATCCTAAACCTTTTGAAAGCTTTGCAATTAATTCATAGTCTTGGTAATGTGTAGTTGCTTCAACAATTGAACGAGCAAATTTAGCAGGATTTTCCGATTTGAAGATACCAGATCCTACGAATACACCATCAGCTCCAAGTTGCATCATTAATGCAGCATCAGCCGGAGTTGCAACACCACCTGCGGCAAAGTTAACAACCGGTAGCTTTCCTTCTTTTTTAATTTGAAGAAGTAATTCAAATGGTGCACCAAGTAATTTCGCTTCAGTCATTAGTTCATCTTCACTCATCGCAACAACTTTACGAATTTGTGCATTTACTTTACGCATGTGACGAACTGCTTCTACGATATTCCCAGTACCTGGCTCACCTTTTGTACGGAGCATAGAAGCACCTTCAGCAATACGTCGAGTTGCTTCTCCTAAATCACGGCAACCACATACGAATGGTACAGTAAAGTCACTCTTTAATAAGTGATACTCTTCATCAGCAGGTGTTAATACTTCACTTTCATCAATATAATCAACACCCATTGCTTCTAAAATGCGCGCTTCTACAATATGACCAATACGAGCCTTAGCCATTACCGGAATAGATACAGCACCCATTACTTCTTCAACGATTGTTGGATCTGCCATTCTTGCCACACCGCCAGCTGCGCGGATATCCGCTGGAACACGCTCAAGCGCCATAACTGCTACAGCACCAGCTTCCTCCGCAATCTTGGCTTGTTCTGCGTTGACAACGTCCATGATAACGCCGCCCTTTTGCATTTCTGCCATTCCACGTTTTACACGATCAGTACCTGTATTACTCATTATGTTTGTCCCCCTTATGTAATGTCCTAAAATAGGATTTGTAATAGAGTTGAAAAAATTCATCTAAGCTATATTTTATCCTAACTTTTAAAAAAATCCTATCAAAATAAATGGAATTAGTAAAACAATTCCTAACTCATACACTATTCTATTAAATTATCACCTAATGATTTTACATTATAACGTATAACCTACAAAAAGGCTCCTAAAAATAGGAGCCTTTCACTAAAATATTCTTTTTTAAAGCTTTGACAACATATACAAGTAAGTTTGGTGTTTAGAACCAGCCTTTAACAGTATCCGTAACTGTACCCCATAGTCCACTAAAGAAACCGCCAATCCCTCTCATAGATAAGACGAACCAATTGGCTTTCTCTACAGCTTCTTTCGTAACTAGATCGATTGTAGGTTTTTGGGCGTCCTCAATGAACCCTAAATCTTGTGACTCCCCTTCATATGAGACAACCATCGTTCCAACTTTTTGACCTTCTTTAATAGGAGCGGTTAATTCTCCATCTTTTGTAAGCTGTTTCTCATCAATCTTAAATGATGATGTATACGATTCTTCCTCACCATTCTTCACTACAAGTTTTAATGCGTCCTTCGTATGAATAGCAACCTGATCTTCCTTCCCTTTCACTACAGGGATAGTGGATTGATCTTTTAGTTGATAGTTTGCAGGAAATACTTCTTTTACTGAAAAATTGTTAAATGCATAATCAAGTAATTTCTTCGTTTCTTTAAATCTTGACTCGTGTAATGAATCTCCTTTAGCATTCATCACAACAGAAATTACACGCATCCCATTTTTAACGGCTGTAGCTGTAAAACAAGAGCCTGCATTGTCTGTAGAACCTGTTTTTAAACCATCTACGCCTTCATATGCATAAATTAAATCAGGAAGCATCCAATTCCAGTTTGGCATATTAATTGCATCATCTGTTCCTTCTCTAAACACTTTCTTTGAGATACTTGATGTCTCAATTACCTCAGGATAATCCTGGATAAGTCTTTGTGATAGAAGGGCCATATCTCGTGCAGATACTTTACTTTCACCACTAACATCAGTTCCTTCTGGATGCATACCAATTAAATCTTTATTTTCTAGACCAGTTGCATTAACAAAATCAAAGTTTTTCAATCCTAACTCTTTTGCTTTTTCATTCATCTGCTTTACAAAATTTGTTTCAGTGCCTGAAATAATTTCCGCAAGTCCAATCGCAGCACCATTTGCAGAGTAAATAGCTGTTGCCTCATATAACTCTTTTACTGTATACGTTCCGTCTTGTCGTAATGGCACATTAGATAGACTTCTATTTTGAGAGATTTTATACACATATTCACTTGGCGTATACGTTTGATCCCATGTAATTTTCTTTTCATCAATCGCTTCAAGAACCAGGTATTCTGTCATTACCTTTGCCATACTAGCAATAGGAAGCATTTCTTCAATGTTCTTTCCATAAAGGATTTTCCCTGTAGATTCTTCAATCATAATTGCTGCATTGGCATTAATTGAAATAGGCTCTGCTGCTTTTACGACTCCTACTGGTAGGAATGCTGCTACAAAAAATGTAAAAGCAAGTACTAACGCTATTATTTGTTTAAAATTCTTGTTGTTAACCACGTTTCTACCTCCATCATTTTAATCATCTATAATAAATTTGTATTTTTTTCAAACAACAAGATTGATTTTATCATATAAATTTACAAAAAAATAGACAGAGTACGAGACTCTGTCAAATGTTAAACTTCTGTCATATTTAAAAATTACAATGAGTAATTTGGTGCTTCTTTTGTAATTTGAACATCATGAGGATGGCTTTCTCGCAATCCAGCTCCTGTCATACGAACAAATTGAGTATTCTCACGTAATTCAGTAAGATCTTTTGTTCCACAGTATCCCATTCCAGAACGAATTCCACCAACTAATTGATAGATCGTTTCTGCTAAAGGTCCTTTATAAGCTGTTCTTCCTTCAATCCCCTCTGGGACAAACTTCTTATTGTCTTCTTGGAAATATCGATCTTTACTTCCTTTTTCCATCGCCCCTACAGAACCCATTCCACGATAGACTTTAAAGCGTCTACCTTGATAGATTTCCGTTTCTCCTGGACTTTCTGAAGTACCAGCTAGTAAACTTCCTAACATCACAGCATGACCACCAGCAGCTAGTGCTTTTACCATATCACCAGAGTATTTAATTCCTCCATCGGCGATAATTGTCACACCATGTTTTCTTGCTTCTGTTGCACAATCGTAAACAGCTGTAATTTGTGGTACACCTACCCCAGCTACTACACGTGTAGTACAAATGGATCCTGGACCTATTCCTACTTTCACAACATTTGCTCCTGCTTTAATTAAATCCCTAGTAGCATCAGCTGTCGCCACGTTACCTGCAATAATGTTTAAGGTAGGATATTCTTCACGAATTGTTCTAACTGTCTCTAAAACACCCTTTGAATGACCGTGAGCAGTATCTACAACGATTGCATCTACGTTCGCTTCTACAAGCTTTTTCACACGCACCATTGTATCAGCTGTAACACCTACCGCAGCCGCCACAACTAATCGACCATGTGCATCTTTAGCTGAGTTAGGGAATTCAATTACTTTTTCAATATCCTTGATTGTAATTAAACCATTTAAAATTCCGGCATCATCCACAAGTGGGAGCTTCTCAATTTTATGCTTTTGCAAGATTTGCTCTGCATCACTTAGCGTTGTTCCAATAGGAGCTGTTACAAGATTATCCTTTGTCATCACTTCACTGATTTTAATTGAATAGTCTTGAATAAATCGCATATCACGATTTGTAATAATTCCAACTAACTTTTGTTCTTCAGGGTTATTTACAATTGGAACACCAGAAATTCTGTATTTACCCATAAGGTGCTCTGCATCAAATACCTGATGCTCAGGTGTTAAGAAAAACGGATCCGTAATGACTCCTCTTTCTGATCTTTTCACCTTATCTACCTGTTCAGCTTGTTGCTCGATGGACATGTTCTTATGAATAACACCCATTCCACCTTGTCTTGCAATCGCAATAGCTAATTGAGATTCTGTTACAGTATCCATTCCTGCACTAATAATAGGAATATTCAACTTTAAGCTAGGAGTTAACTCAACACTTAAACTAACATCTCTTGGTAAAACCTCAGATTTTGCTGGTACTAGTAAGACATCATCAAACGTTAAACCTTCTTTAGAAAATTTTTGTTCCCACATAGTAAAATCCCCCTTTTTCGGCAAAATATTATTAAAAGATTAACAACATGTGAACAGACTGTCAAGAAAGGAATGAAGAGTTTAAATATTTAGAATATAATAACTGGAGTGTACAATGATGAACAATCATATTTGGGAGCGCTTACTATCATACCAATCAACAGAAACGATTCAACAAAAACTAGAAAAGCATTATCAACTATTACAATTTGAACATGCCAGTGAACGATCTTATGAAAATAGCTACCGTTTCATCTATTTCCTAAAACATGGAGAAAATTTTTTCAAGCAAGCAAACCAGTCTCCATATGCCATACAGCCAATACTTCTCTTTTATGGTTTCTCACAGCTAATAAAGGCCAGTCTTATTTTAAAAGACCCTGTCTATCCCTCGACTGCTACTGTTTTAGCACATGGCGTATCAAGTAGAAAACGTAAAAAGCAACACTATCACTTTTTAAAAGATGAAATAAAAATTCAAAGAAACGGTCTTTTTCCACATGTTGCTTCTAAGTTATTTCAAATTAACCATCTAGAAGCCGAAAAGTACTCTATGGAAACACTACTTCAACAAATAGCTGAAATGTCAGAGGTCTTTACATTTCATCATGTTAAAAAGAGTATGATGAAACTACCTCAACTAGGTAGTTCCTTTCAAGTCACTGAAGAACTAACAAACGCTTATCATCTGTCTACTAACCGTTTTATTGAGTATCTCTCAGAAAAAAATCATCACCTTATTGAGACTATCACAAATGATACTTTTACATCTAACATATTAACGAATACTAAGTGTTACGAATGTCATCCCCTCTCCTATCACATTGAAGAGGATGCATACTATTTACCAGCATCTCGTGACCTTCTTATAAACTTACCTGAATTGCTAGCTCATTACCTATTGCTCTATAACCTAAGCATGATTTCAAGATACGAAACTGAATGGTGGTATGAACTTCTCTTAGGAATGACAAGTGATGATTATCCATTTATTATTCGATACATGGAAATCGTAAAAAGAAAAATTCCTTTTTTGATTTTTCATTATTTAGAAGGTAATTTATAGAACAGGCAAGCAAGGAATGTTTATTCTTTGCTTGCCGTATTAGTGAGTTAGGTACCAATTAGCTCTCTTCTTTTGAGTCTTATTATTTTAATACCTTTATTTGATGTAAATTTATTTAGGTTACGAAGCTTTTTATCAGAATTTCACCTCTTTCACCAGCCTATTTTCGATTTTTTATGATTTACTTTCGAAATTCACCCTTTTATTTTCGAGTTTGATGGATTTATTTTCGAATTTGATCATTTTATTTTCGAATCTGATCTTTTTATTTTCGAATTGCCTCTTTATCAATTTTGCGACAACTTTAAATGCAAGTATCTCTCTACTACCATCGGTATACCGGCTCGCGATAAGCGGCGAATCTCTTCGTCAACTTGTTCGTTCAGATCCTCATGTGCCAAGCCCGCACATTCCGGTCTTCTCTCTCTGCGCTTCCTCGACCTTCTTGCTTCTCCCAAGCCTAAGGGCTTGTAGGACTTTTTTGTCTTCTTTTCTATAACTCAATCTTCGAACACTATTGTACCTTTCGGTACAACTAACTACCAAAACCACACAAAAAAAGACCAGTATCTCTACTGATCTTCCTCTCATCTTACCTGGCAACGTCCTACTCTCACGGGAAACCCCCAACTACCATCGGTATACGGCTCGCGATAAGCGGCGAATCTCTTCGTCAGCTTGTTCGTTCAGATCCTCATGTGCCAAGCCCGCACATTCCGGTCTTCTCTCTCTGCGCTTCCTCGACCTTCTTGCTTCTCCCAAGCCTAAGGGCTTGCAGGACTTTTTTGTCTTCCTTTCTATAACTCAACCTTCGAACACTATTCCTCTGTACCTTCCGGTACAACTACTACCAAAACCACACAAAAAAAGACCAGTATCTCTACTGATCTTCCTCTCATCTTACCTGGCAACGTCCTACTCTCACAGGGGGAAACCCCCAACTACCATCGGCGCTGAAGAACTTAACTTCCGTGTTCGGCATGGGAACGGGTGTGACCTCTTCGCTATCGCCACCAGATATTATAAAGTTTGAAGGATGTTCCCTCAAAACTAGATAACGATTCACAATTCATTCACTGAACTTACGCTTTTAAAAATTGGTTAAGTCCTCGATCTATTAGTATCAGTCAGCTCCACACGTCACCGCGCTTCCACCTCTGACCTATCAACCTGATCATCTTTCAGGGATCTTACTAGCTTACGCTATGGGAAATCTCATCTTGAGGGGGGCTTCATGCTTAGATGCTTTCAGCACTTATCCCTTCCGCACATAGCTACCCAGCTATGCCTTTGGCAAGACAACTGGTACACCAGCGGTGCGTCCATCCCGGTCCTCTCGTACTAAGGACAGCTCCTCTCAAATTTCCTACGCCCACGACGGATAGGGACCGAACTGTCTCACGACGTTCTGAACCCAGCTCGCGTACCGCTTTAATGGGCGAACAGCCCAACCCTTGGGACCGACTACAGCCCCAGGATGCGATGAGCCGACATCGAGGTGCCAAACCTCCCCGTCGATGTGGACTCTTGGGGGAGATAAGCCTGTTATCCCCGGGGTAGCTTTTATCCGTTGAGCGATGGCCCTTCCATGCGGAACCACCGGATCACTAAGCCCGACTTTCGTCCCTGCTCGACTTGTAGGTCTCGCAGTCAAGCTCCCTTGTGCCTTTACACTCTACGAATGATTTCCAACCATTCTGAGGGAACCTTTGGGCGCCTCCGTTACATTTTAGGAGGCGACCGCCCCAGTCAAACTGCCCACCTGACACTGTCTCCCAGCCCGATCAGGGCTGTGGGTTAGAATTTCAATACAGCCAGGGTAGTATCCCACCGACGCCTCCACCGAAGCTAGCGCTCCGGCTTCTCAGGCTCCTACCTATCCTGTACAAGCTGTACCAAAATTCAATATCAGGCTACAGTAAAGCTCCACGGGGTCTTTCCGTCCTGTCGCGGGTAACCTGCATCTTCACAGGTACTATAATTTCACCGAGTCTCTCGTTGAGACAGTGCCCAGATCGTTACGCCTTTCGTGCGGGTCGGAACTTACCCGACAAGGAATTTCGCTACCTTAGGACCGTTATAGTTACGGCCGCCGTTTACTGGGGCTTCGGTTCAAAGCTTCGCTTACGCTAACCTCTCCCCTTAACCTTCCAGCACCGGGCAGGCGTCAGCCCCTATACTTCGCCTTGCGGCTTCGCAGAGACCTGTGTTTTTGCTAAACAGTCGCCTGGGCCTATTCACTGCGGCTTTTCCGGGCTATTAACCCTAAAAAGCACCCCTTCTCCCGAAGTTACGGGGTCATTTTGCCGAGTTCCTTAACGAGAGTTCTCTCGCTCACCTTAGGATTCTCTCCTCGCCTACCTGTGTCGGTTTGCGGTACGGGCACCTCTCACCTCGCTAGAGGCTTTTCTTGGCAGTGTGGAATCAAGAACTTCGGTACTATATTTCCCTCGCCATCACAGCTCAGCCTTATATGACAATGGGATTTGCCTCATTGTCAGCCTAACTGCTTGGACGCGGCATTCCGACGCCGCGCTTACCCTATCCTTCTGCGTCCCCCCATTGCTCAAATGGTGAGGAGGTGGTACAGGAATTTCTACCTGTTGGCCATCGCCTACGCCTTTCGGCCTCGGCTTAGGTCCCGACTTACCCTGAGCGGACGAGCCTTCCTCAGGAAACCTTAGGCATTCGGTGGAGGGGATTCTCACCCCTCTTTCGCTACTCATACCGGCATTCTCACTTCTAAGCGCTCCACCAGTCCTCTCGGTCTGGCTTCTCAGCCCTTAGAACGCTCTCCTACCACTGTTCGTTAGAACAGTCCACAGCTTCGGTGATACGTTTAGCCCCGGTACATTTTCGGCGCAGAGTCACTCGACCAGTGAGCTATTACGCACTCTTTAAATGGTGGCTGCTTCTAAGCCAACATCCTGGTTGTCTAAGCAACTCCACATCCTTTTCCACTTAACGTATACTTTGGGACCTTAGCTGGTGGTCTGGGCTGTTTCCCTCTTGACTACGGATCTTATCACTCGCAGTCTGACTCCTGAACATAAGTCTTTGGCATTCGGAGTTTGACTGAATTCGGTAACCCGATGGGGGCCCCTAGTCCAATCAGTGCTCTACCTCCAAGACTCTCATTTCAAGGCTAGCCCTAAAGCTATTTCGGAGAGAACCAGCTATCTCCAGGTTCGATTGGAATTTCTCCGCTACCCACACCTCATCCCCGCACTTTTCAACGTGCGTGGGTTCGGGCCTCCATTCAGTGTTACCTGAACTTCACCCTGGACATGGGTAGATCACCTGGTTTCGGGTCTACGACCACGTACTTATTCGCCCTATTCAGACTCGCTTTCGCTGCGGCTCCGTCTTATCAACTTAACCTTGCACGGGATCGTAACTCGCCGGTTCATTCTACAAAAGGCACGCCATTACCCATTAACGGGCTTTGACTACTTGTAGGCACACGGTTTCAGGATCTGTTTCACTCCCCTTCCGGGGTGCTTTTCACCTTTCCCTCACGGTACTGGTTCACTATCGGTCACTAGGGAGTATTTAGCCTTGGGAGATGGTCCTCCCTGCTTCCGACGGGATTTCACGTGTCCCGCCGTACTCAGGATCCACTCTGGAGGGAACGAAGTTTCAACTACAGGGTTGTTACCTTCTTTGACGGGCCTTTCCAGACCTCTTCATTTACTCCGTTCCTTTGT encodes the following:
- a CDS encoding deoxynucleoside kinase, whose protein sequence is MMKIPFITVEGPIGVGKTSLSKAIAEHYQFHLLKEIVDENPFLGKFYNDIEEWSFQTEMFFLCNRYKQLEDINHKYLQLDKPVIADYHIYKNLIFAKRTLKTVQYDKYIKIYDILTKDMPKPNLIIYLNASLDTLLSRIAKRGREIERNIDPGYLKQLSKDYETAMKDLEQADPSIPIIKIDGDSLDFVQNPNDLHSIFEKLDLALNKGEDLNEFTRKV
- a CDS encoding deoxynucleoside kinase → MNLREKYNIPRNSVITIAGTVGVGKSTMTKALAKELDFKTSFEKVDTNPYLDKFYADFERWSFHLQVYFLAERFKEQKKIFEYGGGFIQDRSIYEDTGIFAKMHYEKGTMSDVDYETYKNLFDAMVMTPYFPHPDLLIYLEGTLDDILSRIKLRGRPMEQQTPVEYWKEMHERYENWINNFNACPVLRININDYDIMTSEHSIEPIIERIGHFIEQTRFLKK
- the serS gene encoding serine--tRNA ligase, producing MLDSKFLRTNLEDVKEKLAKRGEDLTDFGKFEDLDKRRRELISLTEEKKSRRNEVSGQIAQLKREKQNADHLIKEMKDVGEEIKVFDDELRGIEEELDQLLLSIPNIPHDSVPVGDTEDDNVEVRTWGEKPEFGFEPKPHWDIADGLNILDFERAAKVTGSRFVFYRGLGARLERALFNFMLDLHVDEHNYTEIIPPFIVNRDSMIGTGQLPKFEEDAFKIAGEDYFLIPTAEVPVTNLHRDEILNVEQLPISYAAFSANFRSEAGSAGRDTRGLIRQHQFNKVELVRFVKPEESYEELEKLTGHAEKVLQLLGLPYRVLSMCTADLGFTAAKKYDLEVWIPSYGTYREISSCSNFEAFQARRANIRFRRDAKAKVEHVHTLNGSGLAIGRTVAAILENYQQEDGSVIIPEVLRPYMGNKERINAPE
- the pdxT gene encoding pyridoxal 5'-phosphate synthase glutaminase subunit PdxT, translated to MLKIGVLGLQGAVREHIRSVEACGAEGIVVKTTDQLEEVDGLIIPGGESTTMRRLIDKYHFMGPLKEFADSGKPMFGTCAGLILLAKNIVGYSEPHLGLLDVTVERNSFGRQKDSFEAELMITGVGEDFVGVFIRAPHIVEVGEDVEILSKHDGRIVAARQGQFLGCSFHPELTDDHRMTQLFINMVKESK
- the pdxS gene encoding pyridoxal 5'-phosphate synthase lyase subunit PdxS, whose translation is MSNTGTDRVKRGMAEMQKGGVIMDVVNAEQAKIAEEAGAVAVMALERVPADIRAAGGVARMADPTIVEEVMGAVSIPVMAKARIGHIVEARILEAMGVDYIDESEVLTPADEEYHLLKSDFTVPFVCGCRDLGEATRRIAEGASMLRTKGEPGTGNIVEAVRHMRKVNAQIRKVVAMSEDELMTEAKLLGAPFELLLQIKKEGKLPVVNFAAGGVATPADAALMMQLGADGVFVGSGIFKSENPAKFARSIVEATTHYQDYELIAKLSKGLGSAMQGIEISNLLPEQRMQERGW
- a CDS encoding D-alanyl-D-alanine carboxypeptidase family protein — protein: MIALVLAFTFFVAAFLPVGVVKAAEPISINANAAIMIEESTGKILYGKNIEEMLPIASMAKVMTEYLVLEAIDEKKITWDQTYTPSEYVYKISQNRSLSNVPLRQDGTYTVKELYEATAIYSANGAAIGLAEIISGTETNFVKQMNEKAKELGLKNFDFVNATGLENKDLIGMHPEGTDVSGESKVSARDMALLSQRLIQDYPEVIETSSISKKVFREGTDDAINMPNWNWMLPDLIYAYEGVDGLKTGSTDNAGSCFTATAVKNGMRVISVVMNAKGDSLHESRFKETKKLLDYAFNNFSVKEVFPANYQLKDQSTIPVVKGKEDQVAIHTKDALKLVVKNGEEESYTSSFKIDEKQLTKDGELTAPIKEGQKVGTMVVSYEGESQDLGFIEDAQKPTIDLVTKEAVEKANWFVLSMRGIGGFFSGLWGTVTDTVKGWF